The Natronospira bacteriovora genome has a window encoding:
- a CDS encoding efflux RND transporter periplasmic adaptor subunit codes for MNMADRKMVWLPRLLVAVALTLSLAACQQEADTPENQQAEESRASVRAETPRLERVSANHRTTATLRAISDARVVSRADGLVRELRVEEGDRVQAGQILAVLDDERRALEVRQRRADLGGLEQDYARQKQLQAENLVSADAVEKLRFQIEAQRAALSLAEVELAETRIKAPVDGVVSERHIRLGDNVSPGDVVFRVTDTSRLEAEVHVPERLMGRLAVDQLVEIRSDASPDRVHGGRISRISPVVDADSGTVRATVSVDDGNGLLRPGTFARLRILYDTRDNALLVPRQALSFENGRTTLFVIRDGVAERREVQTGYSEEGWVEILDGLMVDEPVITLGHATLRDGAKVRINGREDSMAVAENKSI; via the coding sequence ATGAACATGGCTGATCGCAAGATGGTTTGGCTCCCCCGGCTGCTGGTGGCGGTTGCACTGACCCTGTCACTGGCGGCCTGCCAGCAGGAAGCGGATACCCCGGAAAACCAGCAGGCGGAAGAATCCCGCGCCAGTGTGCGCGCCGAAACACCGCGCCTTGAGCGGGTCAGCGCCAATCACCGCACCACCGCCACCCTGCGGGCCATCTCGGACGCCCGCGTGGTCTCCCGCGCCGACGGCCTGGTACGGGAACTGCGCGTGGAGGAAGGTGACCGGGTACAGGCCGGACAGATCCTGGCCGTGCTGGACGACGAGCGCCGGGCCCTGGAAGTTCGCCAGCGCCGCGCGGATCTGGGCGGCCTGGAACAGGACTATGCCCGCCAGAAACAGCTGCAGGCAGAAAACCTGGTCAGTGCTGATGCCGTGGAGAAACTGCGCTTCCAGATCGAAGCCCAGCGGGCGGCGCTGTCCCTGGCGGAAGTGGAACTGGCGGAAACGCGCATCAAGGCGCCGGTGGACGGCGTGGTCTCGGAGCGCCACATTCGACTGGGTGACAACGTCAGCCCGGGCGATGTGGTCTTCCGCGTCACCGACACCTCGCGCCTGGAAGCCGAGGTGCATGTGCCCGAGCGCCTGATGGGGCGTCTGGCGGTGGATCAGCTGGTGGAAATCCGCAGCGATGCGTCCCCCGACCGGGTGCACGGCGGCCGCATCAGCCGCATCAGCCCGGTGGTGGATGCCGATTCGGGCACCGTGCGCGCCACGGTGTCGGTGGATGACGGCAACGGCCTGCTCCGGCCCGGCACCTTCGCCCGCCTGCGCATCCTCTACGACACCCGGGACAACGCCCTGCTGGTGCCGCGCCAGGCCCTGAGCTTCGAAAATGGCCGCACCACCCTGTTCGTGATCCGCGACGGCGTGGCCGAGCGCCGCGAAGTGCAGACCGGCTACAGTGAGGAAGGCTGGGTGGAGATCCTCGACGGCCTCATGGTCGACGAGCCGGTGATCACCCTGGGTCACGCCACCCTGCGCGATGGTGCCAAGGTTCGCATCAATGGCCGCGAGGACAGCATGGCCGTCGCCGAGAACAAGTCCATCTGA
- a CDS encoding dipeptidase — protein sequence MRYCLSALFLLLLSASPLLAEEAEERDYRAEAIEILESVPLIDGHNDVPWQYRQRVDNRIARINIAVDTSEMEPPMHTDIPRLRQGRVGGQFWSIYVSPDMPGAEATKAQLEQIDVARRMIARNEDLQFVTTADEVEEAFADSRIASLLGIEGGHVLDNSIATLRTFYALGARYMTLTHWQNNDWADSATDDPRHGGLTDFGRAIVGEMNRIGMLVDLSHVAPSTMHDTLDVTHSPVIFSHSSAMGVTPHPRNVPDDVLDRLPENGGIVMVTFVPSFVNEQVRQHGAERQAQQARLASLHIGDPGARERAMGEWDAANPAPRATLNDVADHIDYIRDRVGADYIGIGGDFDGITTVPDGLEDVSTYPALFAELLRRGYEREELEKIAGLNLLRVMRANEAYKASVSERRPTDVRIEDFQ from the coding sequence ATGCGTTATTGCCTTTCCGCCCTGTTTCTGCTGCTGCTGAGCGCCTCGCCGCTGCTGGCTGAAGAGGCAGAAGAACGCGATTATCGCGCCGAGGCCATCGAGATTCTTGAGTCCGTGCCCCTGATTGATGGCCACAACGACGTGCCATGGCAGTACCGTCAGCGGGTGGACAACCGCATTGCCCGGATCAATATCGCCGTCGACACCAGCGAGATGGAGCCGCCCATGCACACCGATATCCCGCGCCTGCGGCAGGGGCGGGTCGGTGGCCAGTTCTGGTCAATCTATGTGTCGCCGGACATGCCCGGTGCCGAAGCCACCAAGGCTCAGCTGGAGCAGATCGATGTGGCCCGGCGAATGATTGCCCGCAATGAGGACCTTCAGTTCGTGACCACGGCGGACGAGGTCGAGGAGGCCTTTGCCGACAGCCGCATTGCTTCCCTGCTGGGCATCGAGGGTGGCCATGTGCTGGATAACAGCATTGCCACCCTGCGCACCTTCTATGCCCTGGGGGCCCGTTACATGACTCTGACCCACTGGCAGAACAATGACTGGGCGGATTCCGCCACCGACGATCCCCGTCACGGGGGGCTGACCGACTTCGGGCGCGCCATCGTCGGCGAAATGAATCGCATTGGCATGCTGGTGGATCTCTCCCACGTGGCCCCATCCACCATGCACGACACCCTGGATGTCACTCATTCCCCGGTGATCTTCTCCCATTCCTCGGCCATGGGCGTGACACCGCATCCGCGCAATGTGCCCGATGACGTACTGGACCGCCTGCCGGAAAACGGTGGAATCGTCATGGTGACCTTCGTTCCGTCCTTCGTGAATGAACAGGTTCGGCAGCACGGTGCCGAGCGTCAGGCGCAGCAGGCCCGCCTGGCCTCGCTTCATATCGGGGATCCGGGCGCCCGCGAGCGCGCCATGGGGGAATGGGATGCGGCCAATCCCGCGCCCCGTGCCACCCTGAATGATGTGGCCGACCACATTGACTACATTCGTGACCGGGTCGGTGCAGATTACATCGGCATCGGCGGAGACTTCGACGGCATCACTACCGTTCCCGACGGTCTGGAGGATGTTTCCACCTATCCGGCCCTGTTTGCCGAGCTGCTGCGCCGGGGCTATGAGCGCGAAGAGCTCGAGAAGATTGCCGGGCTCAATCTGCTGCGGGTGATGCGAGCCAATGAGGCCTACAAGGCATCGGTCAGCGAACGTCGGCCAACGGATGTACGCATCGAGGATTTCCAGTGA
- a CDS encoding class I SAM-dependent methyltransferase produces MRKSLTAIAHELIRDRLQAGDMAVDATVGNGHDCCFLARQVAPGGRVLGLDIQESAIRVARTRLEGAGLMDSVDLLQCGHEALDQVLPAGMRQGLAVVMFNLGYLPGGRHDIVTRPETTLKALQASLAHLREDGLISLMIYRGHPGGGDEYQAILDWLRREDIGHRFPVPGADKPHAPRLLHLFRQ; encoded by the coding sequence ATGCGCAAATCGCTGACAGCCATCGCCCACGAGCTGATCCGGGATCGCCTCCAGGCCGGTGACATGGCGGTGGATGCCACCGTGGGTAATGGCCACGACTGCTGCTTTCTGGCCCGGCAGGTCGCCCCGGGTGGCCGCGTCCTGGGTCTCGACATCCAGGAATCCGCCATCCGGGTGGCCCGGACACGACTGGAGGGTGCCGGTCTGATGGATTCGGTGGATCTGCTTCAGTGCGGACATGAGGCCCTGGATCAGGTACTACCGGCGGGCATGCGCCAGGGGCTGGCCGTGGTGATGTTCAATCTCGGCTATCTGCCCGGTGGGCGGCATGACATCGTTACGCGCCCGGAAACCACCCTAAAAGCCCTCCAGGCCAGCCTGGCTCACTTGCGCGAGGACGGGCTGATCAGCCTGATGATCTATCGTGGCCATCCGGGTGGCGGCGATGAATACCAGGCCATTCTCGACTGGCTCAGGCGGGAGGACATCGGCCACCGCTTTCCGGTGCCCGGCGCGGACAAACCCCATGCCCCGCGCTTGCTGCATCTCTTCCGCCAATAG
- a CDS encoding NAD(P)/FAD-dependent oxidoreductase gives MNSQTEFVDCLIVGQGLAGSLLAWELIRRQRRVVIADPGGNDADPGASWVSGGVINPMSGRRFTKPADLEPLLSSAIDLYGEIEEAFRLILFQETPIWRIFNDDLEAAQLAKRAEDPAYQPYIGERRPPGKLGHGLADPRGSVCIRGARVDLPKLLGRLRQFYRDTARLIEQRLEAEDLQIRDGLVHWRHLRARQVVFCEGHRVGQNPWFHWAPVRPSKGEVLTVGVRRPLPEGIISAGKGLIPLGEGRYRLGATYQRDHTDTTPTEAARRELLEGFRNLFLDPPAVTVLEHLAGIRPGKTDHHPVLGRHPDHPQLAILNGLGSKGAILAPHYARLLADHMEKGSPIPQPADARYWHERRNSASG, from the coding sequence ATGAACAGCCAAACCGAGTTTGTGGACTGCCTGATCGTGGGCCAGGGTCTTGCCGGCAGCCTGCTGGCCTGGGAGCTGATTCGCCGCCAACGGCGGGTCGTGATCGCCGACCCCGGTGGCAATGACGCTGACCCGGGTGCTTCCTGGGTCTCCGGCGGGGTCATCAACCCCATGAGTGGCCGGCGCTTCACCAAGCCGGCCGACCTTGAGCCGCTGCTGAGCAGCGCCATCGATCTCTATGGCGAAATCGAAGAAGCCTTTCGATTGATCCTGTTCCAGGAGACGCCAATCTGGCGAATCTTCAATGATGATCTGGAGGCCGCCCAGCTCGCCAAGCGGGCGGAGGATCCCGCCTATCAACCCTATATCGGCGAACGGAGGCCGCCGGGCAAACTGGGCCACGGCCTGGCTGACCCGCGGGGCAGTGTCTGCATCCGGGGGGCTCGGGTGGATCTGCCGAAACTGCTTGGCCGCCTGCGACAGTTCTATCGCGATACCGCCCGTCTGATCGAGCAGCGCCTGGAAGCGGAGGATTTGCAGATCCGGGACGGCCTCGTGCATTGGCGCCACCTGCGAGCCCGCCAGGTGGTCTTCTGTGAGGGGCACCGGGTCGGACAGAACCCCTGGTTTCACTGGGCCCCCGTGCGACCGTCCAAGGGGGAAGTGCTGACGGTGGGCGTACGCCGCCCCCTGCCCGAGGGCATCATCAGTGCCGGCAAGGGACTGATCCCCCTGGGGGAAGGTCGTTATCGACTCGGGGCCACCTACCAGCGTGATCACACTGACACCACGCCCACCGAGGCCGCACGCCGTGAACTGCTGGAGGGCTTCCGCAACCTCTTTCTCGATCCGCCGGCGGTGACGGTCCTGGAGCATCTGGCCGGCATCCGCCCGGGCAAGACCGACCATCACCCGGTGCTCGGCCGCCATCCCGACCACCCCCAGCTGGCCATCTTAAACGGCCTTGGCTCAAAGGGCGCCATCCTGGCCCCCCACTATGCCCGGCTGCTTGCCGACCACATGGAAAAGGGCTCGCCCATCCCGCAACCGGCCGACGCCCGTTACTGGCATGAACGCCGGAACAGTGCCTCTGGCTGA
- a CDS encoding Lon protease family protein: MPAPKALAVEQLYQVCDPANLDFHSTDELDNPEGVIGQQRALDALSFGAGMRSRGYNIFVLGPNGVGKKTVVRKFLAEQAAAAATPPDWCHVHNFEDENRPRLLRFESGQGQACRRDMDKLLDRLKTVLPASFESEDYQNRLQAIKQDFQKRQQEAVKEIEDEAEEYDIALIQTASEMSFAPRSKGEVMEPEQFHSLPKAERERFESRIEALQEQLQTVAGQFPKWRTEMQERVRELNEATIREASEAFLEDVERSYPDHAELHDHIRAIGSDLVVNHGIIARLAEEDEPEVRAAFEHLFTRYGLLVLVDNSDQDGAPVVYHDFPTHQHLIGRVEHKVRHGALVTDYSLIRPGALHRANGGYLILEAEKVLSHPFAWDSLKRALYARQVRIESLEQMYSSVSTVSLEPQPMPLDIKVLLLGDRHTYYLLAEHDPEFGELFKVQADFEDDLPRGRDNDMGHARLVASIVQRESLLALGPEAVARVIEHGSRLAEDRERMSAHAGSIADLLREADHWARMDAAERIRVEDIQKAIDQQEYRARRVEERMDREIARQTVLLDTSGKVPGQINGLTVMQLGSHHFGRPVRITAATRLGSGSVVDIEREVELGGPLHSKGVLILSGFLGAHYAPEHNLSVNASLVFEQGYSEIDGDSASLAELCALLSDLAGVGIRQALAVTGSVNQKGQIQAIGGVNEKIEGFFKVCQQRGLDGSHGVIIPRSNLGDLMLDHQVRDAVSRGLFNVYAVADVDEAMSLLTGRNAGRRRRDGSYPAKSLNAMIEEKLVRFARIKQEEEGGDDE; this comes from the coding sequence ATGCCAGCACCGAAAGCCCTCGCTGTCGAGCAGTTGTATCAGGTCTGTGATCCGGCCAATCTCGATTTTCACAGCACGGACGAACTGGACAACCCGGAAGGCGTCATCGGTCAGCAGCGGGCCCTGGATGCCCTGTCCTTCGGCGCGGGCATGCGCAGCCGTGGATACAACATCTTCGTTCTCGGGCCCAATGGCGTGGGCAAGAAGACGGTGGTACGGAAATTTCTGGCCGAGCAGGCCGCGGCCGCTGCCACGCCACCGGACTGGTGTCACGTGCACAACTTCGAGGATGAAAACCGGCCACGCCTGTTGCGTTTCGAATCCGGTCAGGGCCAGGCCTGCCGGCGCGACATGGACAAGCTGCTGGATCGGCTCAAGACCGTGCTGCCGGCCTCCTTTGAAAGCGAGGATTATCAGAACCGCCTGCAGGCCATCAAACAGGATTTCCAGAAACGCCAGCAGGAGGCGGTCAAGGAAATCGAGGATGAGGCGGAAGAATACGATATCGCCCTGATTCAGACCGCCTCGGAAATGTCCTTTGCCCCCCGCAGCAAGGGTGAGGTGATGGAGCCGGAGCAGTTCCACAGTCTGCCCAAGGCGGAGCGGGAACGTTTCGAATCACGCATCGAAGCCCTGCAGGAGCAATTGCAGACCGTCGCCGGGCAATTTCCAAAATGGCGAACGGAAATGCAGGAACGCGTCCGGGAACTCAATGAGGCGACCATACGCGAGGCCAGCGAGGCCTTTCTCGAAGACGTGGAGCGCAGCTACCCGGATCATGCCGAGCTGCATGACCATATCCGTGCCATCGGCAGCGACCTGGTCGTGAACCACGGGATCATTGCGCGCCTGGCCGAGGAGGACGAACCCGAAGTCAGGGCGGCATTCGAGCATTTGTTCACCCGTTACGGCCTGCTGGTTCTGGTGGACAACAGCGATCAGGACGGGGCGCCGGTGGTCTATCATGATTTCCCCACCCATCAGCACCTGATCGGGCGCGTGGAACACAAGGTGCGCCATGGTGCCCTGGTGACCGACTACTCGCTGATTCGCCCCGGTGCCCTGCATCGGGCCAATGGCGGTTATCTCATCCTCGAAGCGGAAAAGGTACTGAGCCATCCCTTCGCCTGGGACAGCCTCAAGCGCGCTCTCTACGCCCGGCAGGTACGCATTGAGTCCCTGGAACAGATGTACTCCTCGGTGAGTACCGTGTCCCTGGAGCCCCAGCCCATGCCCCTGGATATCAAGGTGCTGCTGCTGGGCGATCGTCATACCTACTATCTGCTGGCCGAGCATGACCCGGAATTCGGTGAGCTGTTCAAGGTACAAGCCGATTTCGAGGATGATCTGCCCCGCGGCCGTGACAATGACATGGGGCATGCACGTCTGGTGGCCTCCATCGTGCAGCGGGAGTCGCTGCTCGCCCTGGGGCCGGAAGCGGTGGCGCGCGTTATCGAGCATGGCAGTCGTCTGGCGGAAGACAGGGAGCGCATGTCCGCCCATGCCGGCAGTATCGCCGACCTGCTGCGGGAAGCCGATCACTGGGCCAGGATGGACGCGGCCGAGCGTATTCGTGTGGAGGACATCCAGAAGGCCATCGATCAACAGGAGTATCGCGCCCGGCGGGTGGAAGAGCGGATGGATCGCGAGATTGCCCGCCAGACAGTACTGCTGGATACCAGCGGCAAGGTTCCGGGCCAGATCAACGGGCTGACCGTCATGCAGCTTGGCAGTCATCATTTCGGCCGCCCCGTTCGCATCACGGCGGCGACCCGTCTTGGTTCCGGCTCCGTGGTCGATATCGAACGGGAAGTGGAGCTGGGCGGCCCGCTGCATTCCAAGGGGGTGTTGATTCTGTCCGGCTTTCTCGGCGCGCATTACGCGCCGGAGCACAATCTGTCGGTGAATGCGAGTCTGGTCTTCGAGCAGGGTTACAGCGAGATCGACGGGGATTCCGCCTCCCTGGCCGAATTGTGTGCACTGCTTTCCGATCTGGCCGGGGTGGGTATTCGCCAGGCCCTGGCGGTGACCGGTTCGGTCAACCAGAAGGGACAGATCCAGGCCATTGGTGGTGTGAACGAGAAGATCGAGGGTTTCTTCAAGGTCTGTCAGCAGCGTGGCCTGGATGGTTCCCATGGTGTCATCATCCCCCGATCGAACCTGGGTGATCTGATGCTGGATCACCAGGTTCGCGACGCTGTTTCCCGGGGGCTGTTCAATGTCTACGCCGTCGCAGATGTGGACGAGGCCATGTCCCTTCTGACCGGCAGGAACGCCGGTCGACGCCGTCGTGACGGCAGCTATCCCGCGAAATCGCTCAATGCCATGATCGAGGAGAAACTGGTACGTTTTGCCAGGATCAAACAGGAAGAGGAGGGCGGTGACGATGAATAG
- a CDS encoding efflux RND transporter permease subunit — MRRKALGIVEFATRRRVTIAMIALGVVVFGLVAQSRLAVNLLPEMSYPSLTVRTELPGGAPQEVEYLLTRPVEEVLATVSGVRRVNSVSRAGQSDVTLEFAWGTGMDTAVVEVREKLDRINLPLEAERPLLLRFDPSTDPILRLSLGDGRETGAATLDRLRRYAEDQLARDLESVDGVAAVRVSGGLDSEVQVLVDDDRLDALGLQIEDVRNRLAAENVNVSGGSLFEGSRELLVRTLNRFDNLDDIRSTVVARREGAVIRLEEIAEVRMGHKDREAITRLNGEQAVEIGIYREGDANTVRVADLVQQRLQQVKRGLPEGMEVAVIADQSQFIRQAVREVVSAGLIGGFLAALVLYLFLGSARPTFIIGIAIPLSVVGTFLLMHGTGISLNVMSLGGIALAVGLLVDSAIVVLESIARRRQAGDSALEAAVRGSSEVGGAITASTLTTVAVFLPLIFVEGLAGQLFGDQALTITFSLLLALLIALAVIPMLSVPGQHAGETEALPDPAEDKRGWLRRLPGRLFGGLILAVLLVLRGVARGVGGGMRGLLWPLRRAFDRVWRGVESRYPALLDWSLAHAGTVWLATLLLVAVALAVLPRMGTELIPEVSQGEFDLVIELPPGTGLDRTDDTLESVRRELGTDPRVALTASVAGTGNRLDAAPGDAGENHGQLTVRMQAGAGAEAEAATAERLRRILGGRDDIRHRIETPAIMRFEQPLELTLRSDSLEDLQDAADLIHAAMSRDARFQDVRSSMAEGYPEVRIRFDRDRLATLDLNAGEVARRVADHVRGETGSRYSLPEREIDILVRGREETRRSLEALRALPVNPADPRSLPLEAVADIRIETGPVEVRRQAQQRVAVISATASDGDTGRASRAMAELAGGLELPPGVSLRVSGQSEDMEQAFSAMQMALLLSIFLVYLVMASQFESLLHPFIILFTVPIALAGAILGLWITGSTISVVVFIGLMMLGGIIVNNAIVLVDRINRNRVDGLALREAIMEAGQTRLRPILMTMLTTLLGLMPMALGMGEGGELRAPMAITVIGGLLVGTLLTLVLIPVTYERVEVWLGRRKTLKEASA; from the coding sequence ATGCGTCGCAAAGCCCTGGGCATAGTCGAGTTCGCCACCCGTCGACGGGTCACCATCGCCATGATTGCACTGGGCGTGGTGGTCTTCGGCCTGGTGGCCCAGTCCCGCCTGGCCGTGAATCTGCTGCCGGAAATGAGCTACCCCAGCCTGACCGTACGCACGGAGCTGCCGGGTGGTGCGCCACAGGAAGTGGAATACCTGCTCACCCGACCGGTGGAGGAAGTCCTGGCCACGGTCAGCGGCGTGCGCCGGGTGAACTCCGTCTCCCGCGCGGGCCAGTCGGACGTGACCCTGGAATTCGCCTGGGGCACCGGCATGGATACCGCCGTGGTGGAAGTGCGCGAGAAACTCGACCGCATCAATCTGCCCCTGGAGGCCGAGCGACCCCTGCTGTTGCGTTTTGATCCCTCCACCGACCCCATCCTGCGCCTGAGCCTGGGAGACGGCCGTGAGACGGGAGCCGCCACCCTGGATCGCCTGCGCCGCTACGCGGAAGACCAATTGGCCCGTGACCTGGAATCGGTGGATGGCGTGGCGGCGGTACGCGTATCCGGCGGCCTGGACAGCGAAGTCCAGGTACTGGTGGACGACGACCGCCTGGATGCCCTGGGTCTGCAGATCGAGGATGTGCGCAATCGCCTGGCGGCGGAGAACGTCAATGTCTCCGGTGGCAGCCTCTTCGAGGGCTCGCGCGAGCTGCTGGTGCGCACCCTGAACCGCTTCGACAATCTGGATGACATCCGCAGCACGGTGGTGGCCCGTCGAGAGGGCGCAGTCATTCGCCTGGAGGAGATTGCCGAGGTCCGCATGGGCCACAAGGACCGCGAGGCCATCACTCGACTCAATGGTGAGCAGGCGGTGGAGATCGGCATTTACCGTGAAGGGGATGCCAATACGGTGCGGGTGGCGGATCTGGTTCAGCAGCGTCTGCAGCAGGTCAAGCGCGGTCTGCCGGAGGGCATGGAAGTGGCCGTGATTGCCGACCAGTCCCAGTTCATCCGCCAGGCGGTGCGGGAAGTGGTGTCCGCCGGCCTGATCGGTGGCTTTCTGGCGGCGCTGGTTCTGTACCTCTTTCTGGGCAGTGCCCGGCCAACCTTCATCATCGGCATCGCCATTCCGCTGTCGGTGGTGGGCACCTTTCTGCTCATGCACGGCACCGGCATCAGCCTCAATGTCATGTCCCTGGGTGGCATCGCCCTGGCCGTGGGCCTGCTGGTGGACAGCGCCATCGTGGTATTGGAAAGCATCGCCCGCCGGCGCCAGGCCGGTGATTCCGCCCTGGAAGCCGCGGTCCGTGGCAGCAGCGAAGTTGGCGGTGCCATCACGGCCTCCACCCTGACCACGGTGGCGGTCTTTCTGCCCCTGATCTTCGTGGAAGGCCTGGCCGGCCAACTGTTCGGCGACCAGGCCCTGACCATTACCTTTTCCCTGCTGCTGGCCTTGCTGATTGCCCTGGCCGTGATTCCCATGCTGTCCGTGCCCGGCCAGCATGCGGGTGAAACCGAAGCCCTGCCGGATCCCGCCGAGGACAAGCGCGGCTGGCTGCGGCGCCTGCCGGGCCGTCTGTTTGGCGGCCTGATCCTTGCCGTGCTGCTTGTCCTGCGCGGTGTGGCCCGGGGTGTTGGCGGTGGCATGCGCGGGCTGTTGTGGCCCCTGCGTCGTGCCTTCGACCGCGTCTGGCGGGGGGTGGAATCCCGTTATCCGGCCCTGCTGGACTGGTCGTTGGCCCATGCCGGCACGGTCTGGCTGGCCACCCTGCTGCTGGTGGCCGTGGCGCTGGCCGTGCTGCCTCGCATGGGCACGGAGCTGATACCGGAAGTGAGCCAGGGCGAATTTGACCTGGTCATTGAATTGCCACCGGGCACTGGACTGGATCGCACGGACGATACCCTGGAAAGTGTCCGGCGCGAACTGGGCACAGATCCACGCGTCGCCCTGACCGCCTCGGTGGCCGGCACCGGCAACCGCCTGGATGCCGCCCCCGGTGATGCCGGCGAGAACCATGGCCAGCTCACCGTACGCATGCAAGCCGGCGCCGGTGCGGAAGCGGAAGCCGCCACGGCCGAGCGTCTGCGGCGTATCCTTGGCGGTCGAGACGACATCCGTCATCGCATCGAAACACCGGCCATCATGCGCTTCGAGCAACCGCTGGAACTGACTCTGCGCTCGGACAGCCTGGAGGATCTGCAGGATGCAGCCGACCTGATCCATGCCGCGATGAGTCGTGATGCGCGCTTTCAGGATGTACGTTCTTCCATGGCCGAGGGTTACCCGGAAGTCCGCATCCGCTTCGACCGTGACCGCCTGGCCACCCTGGATCTGAATGCGGGGGAAGTGGCCCGACGGGTGGCGGATCATGTGCGAGGCGAAACGGGCAGCCGCTATTCACTGCCGGAACGCGAGATCGACATTCTGGTTCGCGGACGCGAGGAAACCCGGCGCTCCCTGGAGGCCCTGCGAGCCCTGCCGGTTAACCCGGCCGACCCTCGCAGCCTGCCGCTGGAAGCGGTGGCCGATATCCGTATCGAGACCGGCCCGGTGGAAGTCCGTCGTCAGGCTCAGCAGCGGGTAGCAGTGATTTCCGCCACCGCCAGCGACGGTGACACCGGTCGGGCCTCCCGGGCCATGGCTGAACTGGCCGGCGGTCTGGAGCTTCCCCCGGGGGTGAGCCTGCGCGTATCCGGGCAGAGCGAGGACATGGAACAGGCCTTCTCGGCCATGCAGATGGCCCTGCTGCTGTCCATCTTCCTGGTCTACCTGGTGATGGCCTCGCAGTTCGAATCCCTGTTGCACCCCTTCATCATCCTGTTCACGGTGCCCATCGCACTGGCCGGGGCCATCCTGGGCCTGTGGATCACGGGCTCAACCATCAGTGTGGTGGTTTTCATCGGCCTGATGATGCTGGGCGGCATCATCGTCAACAACGCCATCGTTCTGGTGGACCGCATCAATCGCAACCGGGTGGATGGCCTGGCGCTTCGGGAAGCCATCATGGAAGCCGGACAGACGCGGCTGCGCCCCATCCTCATGACCATGCTGACCACCCTGCTCGGGCTGATGCCCATGGCCCTAGGCATGGGCGAGGGCGGCGAGCTGCGCGCACCGATGGCAATCACCGTGATCGGCGGCCTGTTGGTGGGCACCCTGCTCACCCTGGTGCTGATCCCCGTGACCTATGAACGGGTGGAGGTCTGGCTGGGACGGCGCAAGACGCTGAAGGAGGCCTCGGCATGA
- a CDS encoding SRPBCC family protein, with translation MKTGQTIGIVIGTILVVLLAVTTLLPKEVPHTYEKHLCAPGSVSFAQFHDLEEMVKWSRLLGAPGGEREFDGRSGEGASLRLVDGNERWFSLTITESRPQERLSYHFHTHDDLNTRVRVNFEAMGDDTRLTVRLVQEFGTLFGRWAIVFVRSALDDFIVREMESLEAHLQEAGFACGD, from the coding sequence ATGAAGACGGGGCAGACCATCGGCATTGTCATCGGAACCATTCTGGTGGTTCTGCTTGCAGTCACCACCCTGCTGCCGAAAGAGGTGCCGCATACTTACGAAAAGCACTTGTGCGCGCCGGGATCGGTCAGTTTTGCCCAGTTCCATGATCTGGAAGAGATGGTGAAATGGTCCCGGCTGCTGGGCGCGCCCGGGGGCGAGCGTGAATTCGACGGGCGTAGCGGTGAGGGGGCGTCCCTGCGTCTTGTGGACGGCAACGAGCGCTGGTTCTCACTGACCATCACTGAAAGCCGGCCGCAGGAAAGACTGTCCTATCATTTCCACACCCACGATGACCTCAACACCCGGGTGCGGGTGAATTTCGAAGCCATGGGTGACGATACGCGGCTGACCGTGCGTCTGGTTCAGGAGTTCGGCACCCTGTTCGGGCGCTGGGCCATCGTCTTTGTCCGTTCGGCCCTGGATGACTTCATCGTCAGGGAAATGGAGTCGCTGGAGGCACACCTGCAGGAAGCCGGCTTCGCCTGCGGCGATTGA